From Petrotoga mexicana DSM 14811:
CAAAAGATTTGGAAGATAAGATAAATACCAAGTTCGAAAAATTTGTGATTCAAAGATTTTTTGGAGATTATGGTTTTTGAGTGCTCTGAACGAGTTACAGAATTAAAGAATAAACACCCATTTCTTTATAGATCTTGCAGGGTTAAGGGATCCCAGGTTCCTTCCTTAGAAGGGTAGGGAGTGGTGGCAAGTAGATAAAAATTCTTTTATCCTTATGGGTGGGGAGCGGGGCGAAGGGGCGCTAAAACAGGCTTCACAACTTCTAAAGTCAGTAAAAATTGAATGATTGGAGGGAAAACGATGAAAGAAACAAAATTCTCAATTGATATTGATAAAGAAAGATGCAAAGGATGTGGACTATGTATTGAAGCTTGTCCCAAGGATGTCTTAGAATTTTCTAAAGGGTACAATAGCAAAGGGTATCATCCAGCACAAGTTAAGAACGTTGAAAATTGTATAGGATGTGGTTTTTGCTATCAAATGTGTCCTGATGTATGTATAACTGTAAAAGTATTAGAAAAGGCAAGGAGTTGATTTTTATGGAAAAAGCCGAAAAAGTTATGGTTAAAGGTACCGAAGCAATAGGTGAAGCTGCAGTAAGAGCAGGATGTAGATTATATTTTGGCTATCCAATTACTCCACAAAGTGAATTAACAGAATACATGGCAAGAAGATTACCTGAGGTAAATGGAACTTTTTTACAAGCTGAAAGCGAAGTGGCAGTTTCAAAT
This genomic window contains:
- a CDS encoding 4Fe-4S dicluster domain-containing protein — its product is MKETKFSIDIDKERCKGCGLCIEACPKDVLEFSKGYNSKGYHPAQVKNVENCIGCGFCYQMCPDVCITVKVLEKARS